One window of Posidoniimonas polymericola genomic DNA carries:
- a CDS encoding DUF1559 family PulG-like putative transporter has protein sequence MTLSAQRPQRYPSRGFTLVELLVVIAIIGVLIALLLPAVQAAREAARRAQCKNQLKQLGLAALLHEDTHGYFPSGGWGQWYVGDVNRGFGKKQPGSWCFSLLSYLEESNLQNLLQGLGSDTAAYEQASKIMNSTPIDVFSCPSRRPAIGYPVDWGSIKEQVWVKDLVAVPKSDYAANSGDSRHFASTSIGATFWQPNNYAQADSGSTSWTKTNDPTKGDYFQTGVIHYRSEIKPAKIVDGLSKTYLFGEKFMSPIIYDGVKNATDSYQRYSDNQSAFVGFEWDNHRVAWAPDAYRPSNPEEYQPRQDTDVDGWGNVFAFGSAHSGGLNMTFCDGSVHTINYDIEKEAHRAQAVRADDLTRIVKRGRG, from the coding sequence ATGACGTTGTCTGCTCAACGCCCCCAACGCTACCCGAGTCGCGGCTTCACTCTTGTGGAACTGCTGGTAGTGATCGCCATTATCGGGGTGTTGATCGCCCTGCTGCTGCCGGCGGTTCAGGCGGCCCGCGAAGCGGCCCGCCGCGCCCAGTGCAAGAATCAACTCAAGCAGCTCGGCCTGGCGGCCCTGCTGCACGAAGACACCCACGGATACTTCCCCAGCGGCGGTTGGGGCCAGTGGTACGTCGGCGATGTGAACCGCGGATTCGGCAAGAAGCAGCCCGGCAGTTGGTGCTTCAGCCTTTTGTCGTACTTGGAGGAGAGCAACCTGCAGAACCTGCTGCAGGGCCTTGGCTCGGACACCGCGGCCTACGAGCAGGCGTCGAAGATTATGAACTCCACGCCGATCGACGTGTTTAGCTGCCCCTCGCGGCGGCCGGCGATCGGCTACCCGGTCGACTGGGGATCGATCAAGGAGCAGGTCTGGGTCAAGGACTTAGTCGCGGTGCCTAAGTCAGACTACGCCGCGAACAGTGGCGACTCACGGCACTTCGCCTCAACCAGCATTGGGGCGACGTTCTGGCAGCCAAACAACTACGCCCAGGCAGATTCCGGCTCGACGAGCTGGACGAAGACCAACGACCCAACCAAGGGCGACTACTTCCAGACCGGCGTTATCCACTACCGCAGCGAGATCAAGCCTGCCAAGATTGTCGATGGCCTCAGCAAGACCTACTTGTTCGGCGAGAAGTTCATGTCGCCGATCATCTACGACGGCGTCAAGAACGCCACGGATTCCTATCAGCGGTACAGCGACAACCAGTCGGCGTTCGTCGGCTTCGAGTGGGACAACCACCGTGTTGCCTGGGCGCCCGACGCCTACCGCCCGAGTAATCCCGAGGAGTACCAGCCTCGTCAGGACACGGACGTCGACGGGTGGGGCAACGTGTTCGCGTTTGGGAGCGCCCACTCGGGCGGCCTGAACATGACCTTCTGCGATGGCTCGGTGCACACCATCAACTACGACATCGAGAAGGAAGCCCACCGCGCCCAGGCGGTCCGCGCCGATGATTTAACCCGCATCGTTAAACGGGGCCGCGGCTAG
- a CDS encoding serine hydrolase, translating into MKASLRAAILPVAAAMLLLSRGQAAAADFNSSLVDLLESHRGTVSAAAKHLPSGEEFSFQADRPMPTASLIKLPILATAYHAAAEGKVDLDAMVTLKEEDKVPGSGVLTANFSAGLKMPLHDAIRLMIAFSDNTATNLVIDQIGLPATNEYMDQLGLNNTRLHAKVFRRDTSIAPERSREFGLGSTSASEMLKLLEQIERGELISKQASKSIYEHLLACESRSKVPRYLPEETRVAHKTGSVSAVRCDAGIIESPKGPIAFCILTGDNEDHSWGDENEAELLAAEFGKAIYAHWGLDEDAATAVVARVLKVGADGELVESLQRMLNARLKPSPDLGVDGDFGPNTERAVIKFQKQAGVEATGEVGPDTWRALGPLLTEDQPTPDPAVVMSKVRKKRAADKLTGPPVVTCKAYAIADAKIGEVLWGYNDSLQRDPASVTKIMTAYLVCQLAEEDPAVLEEVLTFSERADNTSGSTSDLNAGERVKVGDALYGLMLPSGNDMSVALAEHFGKRLAEDEGTAPYDAFIAAMNQAAADLGMSGTGYRNPHGLTADGHHTTAADMVKLARAALALPKFREVVKTPLYAITVDSVDGYQRNVVWKNTDQLLGIEGFYGVKTGTTGPAGACLVSAGKRGDSDLIVVVLGSTSGDARYVDARNLYRWAWAQLLAE; encoded by the coding sequence CCTCCGCGCAGCAATCCTCCCCGTGGCGGCGGCCATGCTCTTGCTCAGCCGCGGGCAAGCGGCCGCGGCCGACTTTAATTCGTCTCTGGTGGACCTCCTCGAGAGCCACCGGGGCACGGTCTCCGCAGCGGCCAAGCACCTCCCCTCGGGCGAGGAGTTCAGCTTCCAGGCAGACCGACCGATGCCTACCGCGAGCCTGATCAAGCTGCCGATCCTGGCGACCGCCTACCACGCCGCGGCAGAGGGAAAGGTCGACCTCGACGCGATGGTCACGCTCAAGGAGGAGGACAAGGTCCCCGGCTCGGGCGTGCTGACGGCCAACTTCTCGGCCGGGCTCAAGATGCCGCTGCACGACGCGATCCGGCTGATGATCGCGTTCTCGGACAACACCGCGACCAACCTCGTAATCGATCAAATCGGGCTGCCGGCCACCAACGAGTACATGGACCAGCTCGGCCTGAACAACACCCGGCTGCACGCAAAGGTGTTCCGCCGCGACACGTCGATCGCCCCTGAGCGGAGTAGGGAGTTCGGCCTCGGCAGCACCTCGGCCAGCGAGATGCTCAAGCTGCTCGAGCAGATTGAACGTGGTGAGCTGATCAGCAAACAGGCGAGCAAGTCGATCTACGAGCACCTGCTGGCATGCGAGTCGCGGAGCAAGGTCCCCCGCTACCTGCCCGAGGAAACCCGGGTCGCGCACAAAACCGGCTCGGTCTCGGCCGTGCGGTGCGACGCCGGCATCATCGAGTCGCCCAAGGGGCCCATCGCCTTCTGTATCCTCACCGGCGACAACGAGGACCACAGCTGGGGCGACGAGAACGAGGCCGAGCTGCTGGCCGCCGAATTCGGCAAGGCGATCTACGCGCACTGGGGCCTCGACGAGGACGCCGCGACCGCGGTGGTCGCCCGGGTGCTCAAGGTCGGCGCCGACGGCGAGCTGGTCGAGTCGCTGCAGCGGATGCTCAACGCGCGCCTGAAGCCGTCGCCCGATCTAGGGGTCGACGGCGACTTCGGCCCCAACACCGAACGCGCGGTGATCAAGTTCCAGAAACAGGCAGGCGTCGAGGCGACCGGCGAGGTCGGACCCGACACTTGGCGGGCGCTCGGACCGCTGCTGACCGAGGACCAGCCGACCCCCGACCCGGCGGTGGTGATGTCGAAGGTCCGCAAGAAGCGTGCGGCAGACAAGCTAACCGGCCCCCCGGTGGTGACCTGCAAGGCGTACGCGATCGCCGACGCCAAGATCGGCGAGGTGCTGTGGGGCTACAACGACTCGCTGCAGCGCGACCCGGCCAGCGTCACCAAGATTATGACCGCCTACCTGGTTTGCCAGCTGGCCGAAGAGGACCCGGCTGTGCTTGAAGAGGTGCTGACCTTCTCCGAACGGGCCGACAATACTTCCGGCTCGACCTCCGACCTCAACGCCGGTGAGCGGGTCAAGGTCGGCGACGCCCTGTACGGCCTGATGCTCCCTTCGGGCAACGACATGTCGGTCGCCCTGGCCGAGCACTTCGGCAAGCGGCTGGCCGAAGACGAGGGGACGGCGCCGTACGACGCCTTCATCGCGGCGATGAATCAGGCGGCCGCCGATCTTGGCATGTCGGGGACAGGCTACCGGAACCCCCACGGGCTGACCGCCGACGGGCACCACACCACCGCCGCGGATATGGTCAAGCTGGCCCGCGCGGCGCTCGCCCTGCCAAAGTTCCGCGAAGTGGTGAAGACCCCACTGTACGCGATCACGGTCGACTCGGTCGACGGTTATCAACGCAACGTGGTGTGGAAGAACACCGACCAGCTGCTCGGCATCGAGGGCTTCTACGGCGTGAAGACCGGCACCACCGGACCGGCCGGCGCGTGCCTGGTTTCGGCGGGCAAGCGGGGCGACTCGGACCTGATCGTCGTGGTGCTCGGCTCGACATCGGGCGACGCGCGGTACGTCGATGCTCGCAACCTGTACCGCTGGGCGTGGGCCCAACTGCTGGCTGAGTAG
- a CDS encoding PEP-CTERM sorting domain-containing protein → MKKILCMAAMLLPACYANGAVIVDEDFDSYADTTALGGVWSLGDGTLDTVLGNPSQSLYHPGTGASFSGANTNSLSFAEIAPGPGEKLVFSADIYDDGASANKRTSAGLREAAGANIIEMGMYNSPNHYAYRAILFGPGDPSWVAFSGLVDDGGAAIENEPVEGWHRFTAEVTATNIDFMLDLNSDGTINATASVPIAPNDLGFDIIRLGGPSDLGSAGGGANFDNISLELVPEPASLAMGLLSVIGLVGVRRRR, encoded by the coding sequence ATGAAGAAAATCCTCTGCATGGCAGCGATGTTGCTGCCGGCCTGCTACGCCAACGGCGCCGTCATCGTGGACGAGGACTTCGATTCCTACGCCGACACAACCGCCCTCGGCGGTGTCTGGTCGCTCGGGGACGGCACGCTCGACACCGTGCTGGGCAACCCCTCACAGTCGCTCTACCATCCGGGAACGGGCGCCTCGTTCAGCGGCGCCAACACCAACTCTCTCAGCTTCGCCGAGATCGCCCCAGGGCCCGGCGAGAAGCTCGTGTTCTCCGCCGACATCTACGACGACGGCGCCTCCGCTAACAAGCGGACCTCCGCCGGCCTGCGTGAAGCAGCGGGCGCCAACATCATCGAAATGGGCATGTACAACTCGCCCAACCATTACGCCTACCGCGCGATCCTCTTTGGCCCGGGCGACCCGAGCTGGGTGGCCTTCAGCGGCCTGGTTGACGACGGCGGCGCGGCGATCGAGAACGAGCCTGTCGAGGGCTGGCACCGCTTTACCGCCGAAGTGACTGCCACGAACATTGACTTCATGCTCGACCTCAACTCCGACGGCACGATCAACGCGACCGCGTCCGTGCCCATTGCCCCGAACGACCTCGGCTTCGACATCATCCGCCTCGGCGGCCCGTCCGATTTGGGCTCGGCCGGCGGCGGCGCAAACTTTGACAACATCTCGCTGGAGCTGGTCCCTGAGCCCGCTTCGCTCGCGATGGGTCTGTTGTCGGTCATCGGTCTGGTGGGCGTACGCCGCCGCCGTTAA
- a CDS encoding dockerin type I domain-containing protein, whose product MTARYLTSLALTLCITGTLLADTVIVNENFESYATDADLYAVWASSNTSDDGILDDGTINPNAYPGDGLGGTKGVDHLGGSVNQYTMPLGTSGAAGNAVVPTESQSLVLSGDIFDTEAAGNKRMSIGLRYSDVIGTENIIELGFWNSFSLTDGTVVDNPSYGARMVLFPGGATGYTGGWVPIELDPSLDVIPDEELEGDGIVGPGDIGEAWHRYSAIITPSDITITMDLYRDGINNATESAGVDYSQTFDIVTTANGYNNLRIGGPSGVTSAGGGVVFDNISLTLVDVETGGGLTGDYNGDGLVDAADYTVWRDTFNQNVTPGEGADGNGDGTINTGDYNVWVSNYGSDGSTITAATAAPEPTALGLIAGVLATVLTGARRSRVA is encoded by the coding sequence ATGACCGCCCGCTACCTAACCTCCTTAGCCCTGACCCTTTGCATCACGGGGACGCTGCTCGCGGACACCGTGATCGTCAACGAGAATTTCGAGTCTTACGCCACCGACGCCGACCTCTATGCGGTGTGGGCGTCCAGCAACACCTCGGACGACGGAATCCTCGACGACGGCACGATCAACCCGAATGCCTACCCGGGCGATGGTCTTGGCGGCACGAAGGGCGTCGACCACCTGGGCGGATCGGTGAACCAGTACACGATGCCGCTGGGCACCAGCGGCGCCGCCGGCAACGCCGTCGTCCCGACCGAGTCGCAGAGCTTAGTCTTGTCGGGCGACATCTTCGACACCGAAGCCGCGGGCAACAAGCGGATGTCGATCGGCCTGCGGTACAGCGATGTTATCGGCACCGAGAATATCATCGAGCTCGGCTTCTGGAACTCGTTCAGCCTGACCGACGGCACCGTCGTCGACAACCCGAGCTACGGCGCCCGCATGGTGCTGTTCCCGGGCGGCGCGACCGGCTACACCGGCGGCTGGGTGCCCATCGAGCTCGACCCGTCGCTCGACGTCATCCCCGACGAAGAACTCGAGGGCGACGGCATCGTTGGCCCCGGCGACATCGGCGAGGCCTGGCACCGCTACTCGGCCATCATCACGCCGTCCGACATCACCATCACGATGGACCTGTACCGCGACGGCATCAACAACGCCACCGAGTCGGCCGGCGTCGACTACTCGCAGACGTTCGACATCGTGACTACCGCCAACGGCTACAACAACCTGCGGATCGGCGGCCCGTCCGGCGTGACCTCCGCCGGCGGCGGCGTGGTGTTTGACAATATCAGCCTCACCCTGGTCGACGTGGAGACGGGCGGCGGACTCACCGGCGACTACAACGGGGATGGCCTTGTCGACGCCGCCGACTACACCGTCTGGCGTGACACGTTCAACCAGAACGTTACGCCCGGCGAGGGCGCCGACGGCAACGGCGACGGCACCATCAACACCGGTGATTACAATGTCTGGGTCAGCAACTACGGGTCGGACGGCTCTACCATTACGGCCGCGACGGCTGCCCCCGAGCCGACTGCACTCGGTTTGATCGCTGGCGTGCTCGCCACTGTCCTGACCGGCGCCCGCCGGAGCCGCGTGGCATGA
- a CDS encoding glycoside hydrolase family 10 protein produces the protein MCGATRAGADGPPELQSEFRAAWIATVANIDWPSKPGLSTEDQQRELLGLLDKAVELNLNAIVLQVRPACDAFYSSELEPWSPYLTGVMGQATSPGYDPLEFAVREAHRRGLQLHAWFNPYRASHPSYKGELSADHISRRLPGSVVEYGAYQWLDPSDDDASRHSLDVIMDVVRRYDIDGVHFDDYFYPYPITAKADDGQDAEVPFPDDRSWEKYVASTPSGDRLSRDDWRRQSINQFVERVYQAIKAEKPHVLFGISPFGIWRPGHPESVVGFDAYEKLYADSKLWLEEGWVDYFTPQLYWPVRSSGQSYPILLEWWTRQNPHGRPIWPGLFTSKVRSKPEGDGWSAAEIVQQVRLTQAFAHAGGNVHFSMKALAKNYDGVADALADGPYAEPALPPVCGWLTESAPPARPIVRREEGRLVINSTNVDDVWLYAVQTHTTEGWTTRLLPGAADKADESAGEAFVTAIDRYGRRSEPARVAAP, from the coding sequence ATGTGCGGCGCAACTCGTGCGGGCGCCGACGGCCCGCCGGAACTGCAGAGCGAGTTCCGCGCCGCATGGATCGCCACGGTCGCCAACATCGACTGGCCCAGCAAGCCCGGCCTGTCGACCGAGGATCAGCAGCGGGAGCTGCTCGGCCTGCTCGACAAGGCGGTTGAGCTGAACCTGAACGCCATCGTGCTGCAGGTCCGCCCGGCGTGCGACGCGTTTTATTCGTCGGAACTGGAGCCGTGGTCGCCCTACCTGACGGGCGTCATGGGCCAGGCGACGAGCCCCGGCTACGACCCGCTCGAGTTCGCCGTCCGCGAGGCGCACCGCCGTGGGCTGCAGCTGCACGCCTGGTTCAACCCGTACCGGGCGTCGCACCCGAGCTACAAGGGAGAGCTCTCTGCAGACCACATCAGCCGCCGCCTGCCGGGCTCGGTCGTCGAGTACGGCGCCTACCAGTGGCTCGACCCGAGCGACGACGACGCGTCGCGGCATTCGCTCGACGTGATCATGGACGTCGTCCGCCGCTACGACATCGATGGCGTGCACTTCGACGACTACTTCTACCCCTACCCGATCACCGCCAAGGCCGACGATGGCCAAGACGCCGAGGTCCCGTTCCCCGACGACCGCAGCTGGGAAAAATACGTCGCCTCGACTCCCAGTGGCGACCGCCTGAGCCGTGACGACTGGCGGCGGCAGAGCATTAACCAGTTTGTCGAGCGGGTCTATCAAGCGATCAAGGCCGAGAAGCCCCACGTGTTGTTCGGCATCAGCCCGTTTGGTATCTGGCGGCCCGGCCACCCAGAGTCGGTGGTTGGGTTCGACGCGTACGAGAAGCTGTACGCCGACTCGAAGCTGTGGCTCGAGGAGGGCTGGGTCGACTACTTCACCCCGCAGCTCTACTGGCCGGTGCGTTCTAGCGGCCAGAGCTACCCAATCCTGCTCGAGTGGTGGACCCGGCAAAACCCCCACGGCCGCCCGATCTGGCCCGGCCTGTTCACCTCGAAGGTCCGTTCCAAACCGGAAGGCGACGGCTGGTCCGCCGCGGAGATCGTGCAGCAGGTGCGGCTGACCCAGGCGTTCGCGCACGCGGGCGGCAACGTGCATTTCAGCATGAAGGCGCTCGCCAAGAACTACGACGGCGTCGCGGACGCGTTGGCCGACGGCCCCTACGCCGAGCCGGCGCTGCCGCCGGTGTGCGGTTGGCTGACCGAGTCCGCCCCCCCAGCTAGGCCAATCGTCCGCCGCGAGGAGGGCCGGCTGGTGATCAACTCGACAAACGTCGATGATGTTTGGCTGTACGCGGTGCAAACCCACACCACGGAGGGCTGGACCACGCGACTGCTGCCGGGCGCGGCCGACAAAGCCGACGAGTCGGCCGGCGAGGCCTTCGTGACCGCGATCGACCGGTACGGACGCCGCAGCGAGCCGGCTCGCGTGGCGGCGCCCTGA
- a CDS encoding SpoIID/LytB domain-containing protein, which yields MSLSAAVRQLARVAAVMAATLFSAVAVAQFTALPNINVIGSGSVPTDTDYVPNCVLCENGGASYEALKAQAVAARTYAYYKMDRSGSIADGTVDQVYSCSGSPQAIHYAAARDTEGEILSIENFGGGDVLIAAFYVAGAIPTGPFDPANPSAVPNAGDSDPTNTQKWVTYPYENGLSGGTNTGTPLGFQGTRTNPNWPNRGAKSQNGADFLSDNSVSYVDILKYYYGADIQLRTASTAGTSVTYGRKVLTSFDNYADRSRRTYQGHEGYFNRDPTYSGSTTANIAGSTAERSADTAHEGTHSQLIDITYDESSGEEFLLRHVSAARFSDFGGSQNVAAGVANLRFEADGAVGFWLKTDDPGLTVSIALDDPDTGERGVFKEVIADNQWRQYRWFIDRDEDWDAWSGGNGVVDGDLVTVDSIQIKGSSDAQVYLDTVFWDPSAEFEPRFSGDYNRDGVVDAADYTTWRSLNGAVGGRIAADGNDDGVVDELDLAIWRNNYDSGAAVSPQSDSAPEPSSLAGLLGVALCRWIGRRARCVKS from the coding sequence ATGAGCTTGTCTGCGGCAGTTAGGCAACTAGCACGCGTCGCCGCCGTCATGGCGGCGACGCTTTTTTCTGCGGTCGCGGTCGCCCAGTTCACCGCGTTGCCCAACATCAACGTCATCGGCTCGGGCAGTGTGCCGACCGACACGGATTACGTCCCTAACTGCGTGCTCTGTGAGAACGGCGGCGCCAGTTACGAGGCGCTCAAGGCCCAGGCGGTGGCCGCCCGGACTTACGCCTACTACAAGATGGACCGCTCCGGATCCATCGCCGACGGCACGGTCGACCAGGTCTACAGCTGCTCGGGGTCGCCCCAGGCGATCCACTACGCCGCCGCCCGTGACACCGAGGGCGAGATCCTCTCCATCGAGAACTTCGGCGGCGGCGACGTCCTGATCGCGGCCTTCTACGTGGCGGGCGCTATTCCCACCGGTCCGTTCGATCCCGCCAACCCGAGCGCCGTACCGAACGCGGGCGACTCCGACCCGACCAATACCCAGAAGTGGGTCACCTACCCGTACGAGAACGGCCTGTCGGGCGGGACGAACACCGGCACCCCGCTCGGCTTTCAGGGAACGCGGACCAACCCCAACTGGCCCAACCGCGGCGCCAAGAGCCAGAACGGCGCCGACTTCTTGTCGGACAACAGTGTGTCGTATGTCGACATCCTGAAGTACTACTACGGCGCCGACATCCAGCTCCGCACGGCGAGCACAGCCGGCACGTCGGTGACCTACGGCCGGAAGGTGCTGACCAGCTTCGATAACTACGCCGACCGCTCGCGACGCACCTACCAGGGGCACGAGGGCTACTTCAACCGCGACCCGACCTACTCCGGCAGCACGACCGCCAATATCGCCGGCAGCACGGCCGAGCGGTCGGCCGACACGGCCCACGAGGGGACCCACTCGCAGTTGATCGACATCACCTACGACGAGTCTTCCGGCGAGGAGTTCCTGCTGCGGCACGTCTCCGCGGCCCGGTTCAGCGACTTCGGCGGCTCGCAGAACGTGGCCGCCGGCGTGGCCAACCTGAGGTTCGAGGCCGACGGCGCGGTCGGCTTCTGGCTCAAGACCGACGACCCGGGCCTGACGGTCTCGATCGCGTTGGACGATCCCGACACGGGCGAGCGGGGCGTGTTCAAGGAAGTGATTGCCGACAACCAGTGGCGTCAGTACCGTTGGTTCATCGATCGGGACGAAGACTGGGACGCCTGGTCCGGCGGCAACGGCGTCGTGGACGGCGATTTGGTCACGGTCGACTCGATCCAGATCAAGGGCTCGTCGGACGCCCAGGTCTACCTCGACACGGTGTTCTGGGATCCTTCTGCCGAGTTCGAGCCGCGGTTCTCGGGCGACTACAACCGCGACGGCGTGGTCGACGCCGCCGACTACACGACCTGGCGCAGCCTCAACGGCGCGGTCGGCGGCAGGATCGCCGCCGACGGCAACGATGACGGCGTGGTCGACGAACTCGACCTTGCGATTTGGCGCAACAACTACGACAGCGGCGCGGCTGTGTCGCCTCAGTCGGACTCAGCCCCAGAACCGAGCAGCTTGGCGGGCCTCCTTGGGGTTGCGTTGTGCCGCTGGATTGGGCGGCGAGCGAGATGCGTGAAGTCCTGA
- a CDS encoding glycoside hydrolase family 3 N-terminal domain-containing protein — translation MTTTVEQLSLEEKIAQLVFVRMGSNLPPIVTASDDEERVAALLEDCPVGGLLLFNGVWPEVRASLGRLQAKVKTPLLVSADLERGAGQQLAGLTVFPHARAFAELGEQTQADLRRAIEITAEEALQAGVQILFAPVADANTNPKNPIIATRAYGEEPAAVAELVATVVDAMNSAGALAAAKHFPGHGDTSQDSHAELPSVDHPAEVLHRQELVPFRAAIAAGVPLIMSAHVCYPALDPSGEPATFSKAILTDLLRGELGFEGAVCSDSLLMAGATGRYESEAEMAAAALTAGVDLLLDLAHPVATVREMSAMVERGDLPLERVDEALGRVMRLKERVAGVTPFSPEIGAEQRDANRVFAAAAAEGAIRIFGDGPPPTLDPKKSTTVVLTKPFNLPTDPAKQPLADAIGQLLPGAQYFEFGPEIDQVAADAAVAAAADSDQVLLAVIAKPAAWHAFGMTDDQRRLAERLAADTKTIVASLGVPTILADFPADRPKLCTFSDVPASQQALARKLCGGA, via the coding sequence GTGACTACCACCGTCGAGCAGCTATCGCTCGAAGAGAAAATCGCCCAGCTGGTCTTTGTCCGCATGGGCTCCAACCTGCCGCCCATCGTCACTGCTTCGGACGACGAAGAGCGCGTCGCCGCGCTGCTCGAAGATTGCCCGGTCGGCGGACTGCTGCTGTTCAACGGCGTCTGGCCCGAGGTCCGGGCGTCGCTCGGACGGCTGCAGGCAAAGGTGAAGACGCCGCTGTTGGTCTCGGCAGACCTCGAGCGTGGCGCCGGGCAGCAACTGGCGGGGCTGACCGTGTTCCCGCACGCCAGGGCGTTCGCGGAGCTCGGCGAGCAGACGCAGGCCGACCTGCGGCGGGCGATCGAGATCACCGCCGAGGAGGCGCTGCAGGCCGGCGTGCAGATCCTGTTCGCCCCGGTCGCCGACGCCAACACGAACCCAAAGAACCCAATCATCGCCACCCGCGCGTACGGCGAGGAACCCGCCGCGGTCGCCGAGTTGGTCGCAACCGTGGTCGACGCGATGAACTCGGCCGGCGCGCTCGCCGCCGCCAAGCACTTCCCCGGCCACGGCGACACCAGCCAGGACTCGCACGCCGAGCTCCCCTCGGTCGACCATCCGGCGGAGGTGCTCCACCGGCAGGAGCTCGTGCCGTTCCGTGCGGCGATTGCCGCGGGCGTGCCGCTGATCATGTCGGCCCACGTCTGCTACCCGGCGCTCGACCCCTCGGGCGAGCCGGCTACGTTCTCCAAGGCGATCCTGACGGACCTTCTCCGCGGCGAGCTCGGTTTCGAGGGCGCGGTCTGCTCCGACAGCCTACTGATGGCCGGCGCGACCGGTCGGTACGAGAGCGAGGCCGAGATGGCCGCCGCCGCCCTGACGGCCGGCGTCGACCTGCTGCTCGACCTGGCCCACCCGGTCGCGACCGTCCGCGAGATGTCCGCCATGGTCGAACGAGGCGACCTGCCGCTCGAACGCGTCGACGAGGCGCTCGGACGCGTGATGCGGCTTAAGGAACGGGTCGCCGGCGTGACGCCGTTCTCTCCCGAGATCGGCGCCGAGCAGCGTGACGCCAACCGCGTGTTTGCCGCCGCGGCCGCCGAGGGCGCCATCCGCATCTTCGGTGATGGCCCGCCGCCAACGCTCGACCCTAAGAAGTCGACGACCGTGGTGCTGACCAAGCCGTTCAACCTGCCGACCGACCCGGCCAAGCAGCCCTTGGCGGACGCCATCGGTCAGCTCTTGCCCGGCGCCCAATACTTCGAGTTCGGCCCGGAGATCGACCAGGTAGCGGCCGACGCCGCGGTGGCCGCTGCGGCCGACAGCGATCAGGTGCTGCTAGCAGTTATTGCCAAACCGGCCGCGTGGCACGCCTTCGGCATGACCGACGATCAACGTCGGCTCGCCGAGCGGCTGGCGGCGGACACCAAGACGATTGTCGCGTCGCTCGGCGTGCCGACAATCCTCGCCGACTTCCCGGCCGACCGCCCGAAGCTCTGCACCTTCAGCGACGTGCCGGCGTCGCAGCAGGCGCTGGCGAGGAAGTTGTGCGGCGGCGCCTAG